A single window of Archangium gephyra DNA harbors:
- a CDS encoding aldo/keto reductase: MDSSRRKFLQLAGVAAVTASVGGMTGEAEAAEGSAAPGPDAIPMRPFGKTGVKVSALGVGGFHIGKPKDEQVGIRIIQEALDAGINFMDNAWDYHQGRSEEIMGKALEGRRDKAFLMTKVCTHGRDKNVAMKQLEDSLRRLRTDHLDLWQIHEVAYANDPELHFQKGGVVEALELAKKQGKVRFVGFTGHKHPDLHLRMLKQGFPFDSVQMPLNVFDGSFRSFEREVLPVVLQRKMAPLGMKSLTGNANPVKQGVVTAQEAIRYAMSLPVAVTITGIDSPDILQQNLAIARGFKPMTKEEMAALRNKVAPLAADGRYELFKTTALFEGDEGRQQHGFPPQGQMQG; encoded by the coding sequence ATGGATTCGTCGCGCAGGAAGTTCTTGCAGCTGGCAGGTGTGGCCGCCGTCACGGCGAGCGTGGGAGGAATGACCGGGGAGGCCGAGGCCGCCGAGGGCAGCGCCGCTCCAGGCCCCGATGCCATCCCCATGAGGCCCTTCGGAAAAACGGGGGTGAAGGTCTCGGCGCTCGGCGTGGGCGGGTTCCACATCGGCAAGCCCAAGGATGAGCAGGTGGGCATTCGCATCATCCAGGAGGCGCTCGATGCCGGCATCAACTTCATGGACAACGCCTGGGATTACCATCAAGGCCGCTCCGAGGAGATCATGGGCAAGGCGCTCGAGGGCCGGCGCGACAAGGCCTTCCTGATGACCAAGGTCTGCACGCACGGCCGCGACAAGAACGTGGCCATGAAGCAGTTGGAGGACTCGCTGCGGCGGCTGCGGACGGATCACCTGGATCTGTGGCAGATCCACGAGGTCGCCTACGCCAATGACCCCGAGCTGCACTTCCAGAAGGGCGGCGTGGTGGAGGCGCTGGAGCTGGCGAAGAAGCAGGGCAAGGTCCGCTTCGTGGGCTTCACCGGGCACAAGCACCCGGACCTGCACCTGCGGATGCTGAAGCAGGGCTTTCCCTTCGACTCGGTGCAGATGCCGCTCAACGTCTTCGACGGCAGCTTCCGCAGCTTCGAGCGGGAGGTGCTCCCCGTGGTGCTCCAGCGCAAGATGGCGCCCCTGGGCATGAAGAGCCTGACGGGGAACGCCAACCCGGTGAAGCAGGGCGTGGTGACGGCGCAGGAAGCCATCCGCTACGCGATGAGCCTGCCAGTCGCCGTCACCATCACGGGCATCGACTCCCCTGACATCCTCCAGCAGAACCTCGCCATCGCGCGCGGCTTCAAGCCGATGACGAAGGAGGAGATGGCGGCCCTGCGCAACAAGGTGGCGCCACTCGCCGCGGACGGGCGCTATGAGCTGTTCAAGACGACGGCGCTCTTCGAGGGCGACGAGGGACGGCAGCAACACGGCTTCCCGCCCCAGGGACAAATGCAGGGATAG
- a CDS encoding 3-hydroxyacyl-CoA dehydrogenase NAD-binding domain-containing protein, whose translation MSGRFEARGDVGIIWIDNPPVNAISHAVRVALLDGLKQAEASGDIQAVVIACAGRTFMAGADITEFSGPLKSPGLPEVIDALDALSKPVVAAIHGTAFGGGFEVALACDHRVALASAQVGLPEVKLGLLPGAGGTQRLPRLAGLEPALQAMLSGDPIPAPVALGMGAIDKLVEGDLTEAAVTFAREKIGSPRRRVRDLTLAPNAVPAGFFDAARQRTAKEKRNLFSPQRIIDAVEAAVTLPFDQGIQRERELFLECARNSQSKALQHVFFAERQVSKIPGLPADVKPRPIQSVAIIGAGTMGGGIAMNFANAGIPVTLLEVNQEGLERGLGVIRKNYEATAAKGRLTAEQVETRMGLIRPTLSYDALAGADLVIEAVFETLEVKKKVFETLDRVAKKGAVLATNTSYLSIDTIAGYTSRPADVLGMHFFSPANVMKLLEVVRGTRTAPDVLATALDIAKRIKKVGVVAGNCHGFIGNRMLEGYMREGSLLVLEGATPQQVDQALVKFGMPMGVLQMGDLAGLDIGYKSRKDRDPATFEPKAGAVADKLVEMGRLGQKTQAGYYDYQPGNRTPVPSDAVARVIEETAAGYGIQRREITEQEILERCFLAMVNIGCEVLREGIAYRSSDIDIVYLYGYGFPAHRGGPMFWAEHELGLPQALEKIREYGRKYGNRWWTPSPLLERLVAEGKGFAQAV comes from the coding sequence ATGTCGGGACGCTTCGAGGCTCGTGGTGATGTCGGCATCATCTGGATCGACAACCCGCCTGTGAACGCCATCAGTCACGCCGTGCGGGTGGCGCTCCTCGACGGGTTGAAGCAGGCGGAGGCCAGCGGCGACATCCAGGCCGTGGTCATCGCCTGCGCCGGACGTACCTTCATGGCGGGCGCGGACATCACCGAGTTCAGTGGCCCGCTCAAGTCCCCGGGCCTGCCGGAGGTGATCGACGCGCTCGATGCCCTCTCCAAGCCGGTGGTGGCGGCGATCCACGGCACGGCCTTCGGCGGAGGCTTCGAGGTCGCGCTGGCCTGCGACCATCGCGTGGCCCTGGCCAGCGCCCAGGTCGGCCTGCCCGAGGTGAAGCTAGGCCTCCTGCCGGGTGCTGGCGGCACCCAGCGCCTGCCTCGCCTCGCCGGCCTCGAGCCGGCCTTGCAGGCCATGCTTTCCGGGGACCCGATCCCCGCGCCCGTGGCGCTCGGCATGGGCGCCATCGACAAGCTCGTGGAGGGGGACCTGACCGAGGCCGCCGTCACCTTCGCGCGAGAGAAGATCGGCTCGCCGCGGCGCCGGGTGCGAGACCTCACCCTCGCACCCAACGCCGTCCCCGCCGGCTTCTTCGACGCGGCCCGCCAGCGCACGGCCAAGGAGAAGCGCAACCTCTTCTCGCCCCAGCGCATCATCGACGCGGTGGAGGCAGCGGTCACCCTCCCCTTCGACCAGGGCATCCAGCGTGAGCGCGAGCTGTTCCTCGAGTGCGCGCGGAACAGCCAGTCCAAGGCGCTCCAGCACGTCTTCTTCGCCGAGCGTCAGGTCTCCAAGATTCCGGGCCTCCCCGCCGACGTGAAGCCCCGCCCCATCCAGTCCGTGGCCATCATCGGCGCCGGCACCATGGGAGGCGGCATCGCCATGAACTTCGCGAACGCCGGCATCCCGGTCACCCTCCTGGAGGTGAACCAGGAAGGGCTGGAGCGCGGCCTGGGCGTCATCCGCAAGAACTACGAGGCCACGGCGGCCAAGGGGCGGCTCACGGCGGAGCAGGTGGAGACCCGCATGGGCCTCATCCGCCCCACCCTCTCGTATGACGCGCTCGCCGGGGCGGACCTCGTCATCGAGGCGGTATTCGAGACACTCGAGGTCAAGAAGAAGGTCTTCGAGACACTGGACCGCGTCGCCAAAAAGGGCGCCGTCCTGGCCACCAACACCTCCTACCTGTCCATCGACACCATCGCCGGCTACACCTCGCGCCCGGCGGACGTGCTGGGGATGCACTTCTTCTCCCCCGCCAACGTCATGAAGCTGTTGGAGGTCGTCCGCGGCACCCGGACCGCGCCCGACGTGCTCGCCACCGCGCTGGACATCGCCAAGCGCATCAAGAAAGTGGGTGTGGTGGCCGGCAACTGCCACGGCTTCATCGGCAACCGCATGCTGGAGGGCTACATGCGCGAGGGCAGTCTGCTCGTCCTCGAAGGCGCCACGCCGCAGCAGGTGGACCAGGCCCTGGTGAAGTTCGGAATGCCCATGGGCGTGCTCCAGATGGGCGACCTGGCCGGACTCGACATCGGCTACAAGTCGCGCAAGGACCGGGACCCCGCCACCTTCGAGCCCAAGGCCGGCGCCGTGGCCGACAAGCTCGTCGAGATGGGCCGGCTCGGCCAGAAGACACAGGCGGGCTACTACGACTACCAGCCGGGCAATCGCACCCCGGTTCCCTCCGACGCCGTGGCCCGGGTGATTGAAGAGACGGCGGCCGGGTACGGCATCCAGCGCCGGGAGATCACCGAGCAGGAGATCCTCGAGCGCTGCTTCCTGGCCATGGTGAACATCGGCTGCGAGGTGTTGCGCGAGGGTATCGCCTACCGCTCGAGCGACATCGACATCGTCTACCTCTACGGCTACGGCTTCCCGGCGCACCGCGGGGGCCCGATGTTCTGGGCGGAGCACGAGCTCGGCCTGCCCCAGGCACTGGAGAAGATTCGCGAGTACGGCCGCAAGTACGGAAACCGCTGGTGGACGCCCTCCCCGCTGCTGGAGCGGTTGGTCGCCGAGGGCAAGGGCTTCGCCCAGGCCGTCTGA
- a CDS encoding acyl-CoA dehydrogenase family protein has translation MDLNYTPEELAFADEVRQWVRANLPAETRDRVLHHKRLGKEEQVEWQRRLHSRGWGAPRWPKEYGGPGWNSVQQHLFDEVLSEEGAPQALPFGLSMIGPVLMAFGSQKQKDYYLPRILRQEDWWCQGFSEPGSGSDLASLRMKAELEGDEWVLNGQKTWTTLGQYANMIFLLARTDPAAKKQQGISMLLADMSTPGITVRPIITVDGEHEVNEVFFDNVRVPKDYLVGAPGMGWSYAKFLLSHERTNIARIGRSKAELTRLKKIATEETADGVPLIQTPGFREKIAAVEIELMALELTNLRMIAAERAGQAPGAEANMLKIKGSEIQQTLTELMMEAVGPYALPFNPEAREPGWHGEPIGPEYAAPLGPDYFNYRKVTIYGGSNEIQRNILAKAVLGL, from the coding sequence ATGGACCTGAACTACACCCCCGAAGAGCTCGCCTTCGCCGACGAGGTACGGCAATGGGTGCGGGCCAACCTCCCGGCCGAAACAAGGGATCGCGTCCTGCACCACAAGCGCCTCGGCAAGGAGGAGCAGGTCGAGTGGCAGCGCCGGCTCCACTCGCGCGGCTGGGGAGCCCCCCGCTGGCCGAAGGAGTACGGCGGACCCGGCTGGAACTCGGTCCAGCAACACCTCTTCGACGAGGTGCTGTCCGAGGAGGGCGCCCCGCAGGCCCTGCCCTTCGGCTTGAGCATGATTGGTCCCGTGCTGATGGCCTTCGGCAGCCAGAAGCAGAAGGACTACTACCTGCCCCGCATCCTCCGGCAGGAGGACTGGTGGTGCCAGGGCTTCTCCGAGCCGGGCTCGGGCTCGGACCTGGCATCGCTGCGGATGAAGGCGGAGCTGGAGGGCGACGAGTGGGTGCTCAACGGGCAGAAGACGTGGACCACCCTGGGCCAGTACGCGAACATGATCTTCCTGCTGGCGCGCACGGATCCGGCGGCCAAGAAGCAGCAGGGCATCTCCATGCTGCTGGCGGACATGAGCACGCCGGGCATCACGGTCCGGCCCATCATCACCGTCGACGGTGAGCACGAGGTCAACGAGGTCTTCTTCGACAACGTGCGCGTGCCTAAGGACTACCTCGTCGGCGCGCCGGGCATGGGCTGGAGCTACGCCAAGTTCCTGCTGAGCCATGAGCGCACCAACATCGCCCGGATCGGCCGCTCCAAGGCGGAGCTGACACGGCTCAAGAAGATCGCCACCGAGGAGACGGCGGACGGCGTGCCACTCATCCAGACGCCGGGCTTCCGCGAGAAGATCGCCGCGGTGGAGATCGAGCTGATGGCGCTGGAGCTGACCAACCTGCGGATGATCGCCGCCGAACGCGCGGGCCAGGCGCCGGGTGCCGAGGCCAACATGCTCAAGATCAAGGGCTCGGAGATCCAGCAGACGTTGACCGAGCTGATGATGGAAGCGGTAGGCCCCTACGCGCTGCCGTTCAACCCCGAGGCCCGTGAGCCCGGCTGGCACGGAGAGCCGATCGGCCCGGAGTACGCCGCCCCGCTGGGGCCGGACTACTTCAACTACCGCAAGGTGACCATCTACGGCGGTTCCAACGAGATCCAGCGCAACATCCTGGCCAAGGCCGTGCTCGGGCTCTGA
- a CDS encoding acyl-CoA dehydrogenase family protein — translation MDFSLSDTQQMLRDTAARLTRERYGFEARAKILTSADGFSRELWATFAELGLLGVELAEEHGGIGGTFQDLAIVLEAFGRGMVVEPYIPTVVLGAGLLRAAGSEAQKSELLPRLAEGKLFLAFAHGEPKSRYSLTHVTTTAKSGADGYTLDGAKAVVLGGDCADVLIVSARTAGKPDSQDGLSLFLVERGAPGLKIRGYPTVDGTRAAEVTLAGVRVPRSALLGPEGGAFPLIQQAIDRGIAALCSEAVGNMQALNEVTLDYLKTRTQFGVPIGSFQVLQHHMVDMYIAHEQAKSMAILAAGRADSSEAPARTKAISAAKVQIGRSGRFIGQWAIQLHGGIGTTMEYSAGHYFKRLTTIDRTFGDADFHLTRFATSNAA, via the coding sequence ATGGACTTCAGTCTGAGCGACACGCAGCAGATGCTGCGGGACACAGCCGCCCGGCTCACCCGCGAACGCTACGGCTTCGAGGCGCGGGCGAAGATACTGACCTCGGCGGACGGTTTCTCCCGGGAGCTGTGGGCCACCTTCGCCGAGCTGGGCCTGCTGGGGGTAGAGCTGGCCGAGGAGCACGGCGGCATTGGCGGTACCTTCCAGGATCTCGCCATCGTGTTGGAGGCGTTCGGCCGCGGCATGGTGGTGGAGCCGTACATCCCCACGGTCGTCCTGGGCGCGGGCCTGCTGCGCGCCGCCGGCAGCGAGGCGCAGAAGTCCGAGCTGCTGCCCCGCCTGGCCGAGGGCAAGCTGTTCCTGGCCTTCGCGCACGGTGAGCCTAAATCACGTTATTCGCTCACCCACGTCACGACCACGGCCAAGAGCGGCGCCGATGGCTACACGCTCGATGGCGCCAAGGCGGTTGTGCTCGGGGGCGACTGCGCGGACGTCCTGATCGTCTCGGCGCGCACGGCGGGCAAGCCGGACAGCCAGGACGGGTTGTCGCTATTTCTCGTCGAGCGCGGCGCGCCCGGGCTGAAGATTCGTGGCTACCCCACGGTCGATGGTACCCGCGCCGCCGAAGTCACGCTCGCGGGCGTGCGGGTGCCGCGCTCGGCCCTGCTTGGCCCGGAGGGCGGCGCGTTTCCGCTCATCCAGCAGGCGATTGACCGGGGCATCGCCGCCCTGTGCTCGGAGGCGGTGGGCAACATGCAGGCACTCAACGAGGTGACGCTCGACTACCTGAAGACGCGCACCCAGTTCGGCGTGCCCATCGGCAGCTTCCAGGTGCTGCAGCACCACATGGTGGACATGTACATCGCCCATGAGCAGGCGAAGTCCATGGCGATCCTCGCCGCCGGCCGGGCGGACAGCTCGGAGGCTCCGGCGCGCACCAAGGCGATTTCCGCCGCCAAGGTCCAGATTGGCCGCTCCGGCCGCTTCATCGGCCAGTGGGCCATCCAGCTGCACGGAGGCATCGGCACCACCATGGAGTACAGCGCCGGCCATTACTTCAAGAGGTTGACCACCATCGACCGCACCTTCGGCGATGCCGATTTCCACCTGACCCGCTTCGCCACCTCGAACGCGGCGTAG
- the thiM gene encoding hydroxyethylthiazole kinase, with product MDLISGVWESLKAVRERSPLVHNITNYVVMNNTANALLAVGASPAMVHAREEVAEFAAISQALVVNIGTLSPEWVEGMRLAIQSARQSRVPWVLDPVGAGATRYRTTTAAELARQAPAVIRGNASEVLAVAGEAGATRGVDSTQSSEASLDAARRLASSLGTVVAVTGKTDYITDGSRVVAVDNGHPLMSRVTGMGCTASALVGAFLAVEPDAVLAASRALVVLGLAGELAAEQSKGPGSLQLHLLDVLHTLDEATVCARARVR from the coding sequence GTGGATCTGATCTCAGGAGTGTGGGAGTCGTTGAAGGCGGTGCGGGAGCGCTCGCCGCTCGTGCACAACATCACCAACTACGTCGTGATGAACAACACGGCCAACGCCCTGCTCGCCGTGGGGGCCTCGCCGGCCATGGTGCATGCGCGAGAGGAAGTGGCCGAGTTCGCCGCCATTTCGCAGGCACTGGTGGTGAACATCGGCACGCTGTCGCCGGAATGGGTGGAGGGCATGCGGCTGGCCATCCAATCCGCGCGCCAGTCCCGCGTGCCGTGGGTGTTGGACCCCGTGGGCGCCGGGGCCACGCGCTACCGCACCACCACCGCCGCCGAGCTGGCGCGGCAGGCTCCGGCCGTCATCCGCGGCAATGCCTCGGAGGTGCTCGCGGTGGCGGGCGAGGCGGGCGCCACACGCGGCGTGGACAGCACCCAGTCCTCCGAGGCCTCGCTCGACGCGGCCCGGCGGCTGGCGTCCAGCCTGGGCACCGTGGTGGCCGTCACGGGCAAGACGGACTACATCACCGACGGCTCCCGTGTGGTCGCGGTGGACAACGGCCACCCGCTCATGTCCCGCGTGACGGGCATGGGGTGCACGGCGTCCGCGCTCGTGGGCGCCTTCCTGGCCGTGGAACCCGATGCGGTGCTGGCCGCCTCGCGCGCACTCGTCGTGCTGGGGCTGGCTGGAGAGCTCGCCGCCGAGCAATCCAAGGGACCGGGCTCGTTGCAGCTGCACCTGCTGGACGTGCTCCACACCCTGGACGAGGCCACCGTGTGCGCCCGCGCCCGCGTGCGCTGA
- the thiE gene encoding thiamine phosphate synthase: protein MPRRMPDLSVYLVTDRLLSRGRALVDVVLAAIRGGATVVQLREKEGSARETLELGRALLERLRPLGVPLIVNDRVDLALALGADGVHVGQGDLPPEVARRLLGPDALVGLSITGAADLPTLDPAVVDYAGVGPIFPTGSKADATPALGLEELARLRRLLPVPVVAIGGITAANAPAVIAAGADGVSVVSAICSADNCEVAASALAQAVREGRARRASSPG from the coding sequence ATGCCCCGCCGTATGCCCGACCTGTCCGTCTATCTCGTCACCGACCGCCTCTTGTCGCGCGGGCGAGCGCTGGTGGACGTGGTGCTCGCCGCTATACGCGGCGGGGCCACCGTGGTGCAGCTACGCGAGAAAGAGGGCTCAGCGCGCGAGACGCTGGAGTTGGGCCGGGCCCTGCTCGAACGGCTCCGGCCGCTCGGGGTGCCGCTCATCGTCAACGACCGGGTGGACCTGGCGCTGGCGCTCGGAGCAGATGGCGTCCACGTGGGACAGGGAGACCTGCCCCCCGAGGTGGCCAGACGGTTGCTCGGGCCCGACGCGCTGGTGGGCCTGTCCATCACCGGGGCGGCGGACCTGCCCACGTTGGACCCAGCGGTGGTGGACTACGCGGGCGTGGGCCCCATCTTCCCCACCGGCTCCAAGGCGGACGCCACCCCCGCGCTCGGATTGGAGGAGCTCGCCCGGCTGCGGCGCCTGCTCCCCGTCCCCGTTGTGGCCATCGGTGGCATCACCGCCGCCAACGCCCCGGCGGTCATCGCCGCGGGGGCGGACGGCGTGTCGGTGGTCTCCGCCATCTGCTCCGCGGACAACTGCGAAGTGGCCGCGAGCGCTCTCGCCCAGGCCGTCCGAGAGGGGCGCGCACGCAGGGCTTCTTCGCCAGGATGA